The genomic segment ACCAAGCTGCCCAAGACCGGCAAGGTGATCTTCGGCGTGACCGTGGCGCTACTCAATCTGGATACCGACGATGAGGTGACCTACCGCATCGTTGGCGAGGACGAGGCCGACATCAAGTCGGGGCGGATCTCGGTGACCTCACCCATCGCCCGCGCGCTGATCGGCAAGGAGCAGGGCGACGCGGTGGTGGTCAACACCCCGGGCGGCGAGGTCGAGTACGAGATCCTCAGCGTCGAGCACCTGTAAGCTCCGAGCGCCCAGCAGAAAGCGCCATGCCGCTCGGTGACGGGCGGCAGGTGTCGAGGCAGTAAACAGAACCCCCGCCGGATTGAATCGGGCGGGGGTTCTCGTTGTTTCCTGCCTGTCGTTGGGCATCATCCTTGCCCGGCGCTCGGCGCTTTAATGCCGCCCGTGATGCTCGGCGAAGCGCTTGACGTTGGAGAGCTTGGGGTTGGCCTTGGGGTTGTGGCGGTAGAGCAGGGCCATCTTGCCGATGGTCTGGATGCGTTCGGCGCCGCTCTGGGCCACCAGCTCCTCGAGCATGGCGGCGCGGTCGTCGCGCTCCGGCAGGGCCAGCTTGATCTTGATCAGCTCGTGGTCGTTGAGCGCCCGCTCGAGCTCGGCGATCACGCCCTCGGAGATGCCGTTCTCGGACACCGTGACCACCGGGTTGAGGTGGTGGCCGATGCTGCGGAATGCTTTCTTTTGTGCCTGTGACAAGCTCATGGTATCTTGAGGGTCCAAAGTTGCGCTGAACCCGCCATGTTACGGCGAAAGCGGCGCGTGCGAAAGCCTCCCTCCGCTACTCTTCGAACCGACATCAGATTCAGGTGATGCCGTGGGCCGCTCTACCCGTTCTAGCAAGTCCTCTTCGCCCGCTGCGGGTGCCGCGCGCAGCCCCAGCAAGACCAGCAAGGGTTGGTTGAAAGAGCACTTCGACGACCAGTACGTACAGCGCAGCTGGCAGGACGGCTACCGTAGCCGGGCCAGCTACAAGCTGCTCGAGCTGGACGCCAAGGATGCGCTGCTGCGTCCGGGCATGGCGGTGATCGACCTTGGGGCGGCGCCCGGGGGCTGGAGCCAGATCGCCGCCGAGAAGGTCGGCCCGGAGGGCGTGGTGATCGCTTCGGACATCCTCGAGATGGATGCCTTGGCCGGGGTCGACTTCGTGCACGGTGATTTCACCGAGGACGCGGTGCTCGAGGCGATACTAGCGGCACTCGACGGTCGCCCGGTCGACCTTGTGATGTCCGACATGGCCCCCAATATGAGTGGTATGGCCGCCATCGATCAGCCCCAGGCGATGTACCTCGTCGAGCTGGCGCTGGATCTGGCACAGCAGACCCTGAGACCGGGCGGCCGATTCGTGGCCAAGGTCTTTCAGGGCGAAGGATTCGATGACTACCTCAAGGCGCTGCGTGGCAGCTTCAGCAAGGTGGTCACCCGCAAGCCGGATGCCTCTCGGGCACGTTCCCGTGAAGTCTACCTGCTGGCGGAGGGATTTCGTGGTTGAGCGGATAGCGTCAGGCTACCGCCACGATAGACAGACACCCGCCGGCAAATGTGGCAGTGTCGCTCGATGCGCATGGATGTGGTTGAACGCCCGCATCTGCTGTAGTGTCGAAGGCCTATGCCCGCTTGGCAGTTCGTTTTCAGCAATGAGGGTACTCCCTTGAATGATATGGCGAAGAACCTGATTCTGTGGTTGGTCATCGCAGCAGTCCTGCTGACGGTGTTCAACAACTTCAGCGTCGACAGCTCACCCCAGGCGATGAACTATTCGCAGTTCGTCCAGCAGGTGCAGAATCAGCAGATCCGAAGCGTGACCATCGATGGCTACACCATCAATGGTGAGCGTACCGATGGTTCGCAGTTCCAGACCATCCGTCCGGCAGCGGAAGACCCGCAGCTGATCAACGACCTGCTCTCCAACGATGTCACCGTGGTGGGCCGCGAGCCCCAGGAGCAGAGCCTGTGGACGCGGCTGCTGATCGCCAGCTTCCCGATCCTGATCATCCTGGCGATCTTCCTGTTCTTCATGCGCCAGATGCAGGGCGGTGCCGGCGGCAAGGGCGGGCCGATGAGCTTCGGCAAGTCCAAGGCCAAGCTGCTCTCCCAGGATCAGATCAAGACCACCTTCGCCGACGTGGCGGGCTGTGACGAGGCCAAGGAGGAGGTCGAGGAACTGGTCGACTTCCTGCGCGACCCCTCCAAGTTCCAGCGCCTGGGCGGCACCATTCCGCGCGGCGTGCTGATGGTGGGTCCGCCGGGTACCGGTAAGACGCTGCTCGCCAAGTCGATCGCCGGCGAGGCCAAGGTGCCGTTCTTCTCGATCTCCGGTTCCGACTTCGTCGAG from the Halomonas sp. 1513 genome contains:
- a CDS encoding transcription elongation factor GreA, whose protein sequence is MNKVPMTVAGEQRLREELEQLKGVERPKVINAIAEAREHGDLKENAEYHAAREQQGFIEGRIQEIEGKLSTAQVIDVTKLPKTGKVIFGVTVALLNLDTDDEVTYRIVGEDEADIKSGRISVTSPIARALIGKEQGDAVVVNTPGGEVEYEILSVEHL
- a CDS encoding ribosome assembly protein YhbY: MSLSQAQKKAFRSIGHHLNPVVTVSENGISEGVIAELERALNDHELIKIKLALPERDDRAAMLEELVAQSGAERIQTIGKMALLYRHNPKANPKLSNVKRFAEHHGRH
- a CDS encoding 23S rRNA (uridine(2552)-2'-O)-methyltransferase, encoding MGRSTRSSKSSSPAAGAARSPSKTSKGWLKEHFDDQYVQRSWQDGYRSRASYKLLELDAKDALLRPGMAVIDLGAAPGGWSQIAAEKVGPEGVVIASDILEMDALAGVDFVHGDFTEDAVLEAILAALDGRPVDLVMSDMAPNMSGMAAIDQPQAMYLVELALDLAQQTLRPGGRFVAKVFQGEGFDDYLKALRGSFSKVVTRKPDASRARSREVYLLAEGFRG